One region of Sulfurisphaera ohwakuensis genomic DNA includes:
- a CDS encoding DUF998 domain-containing protein → MRILKYTGFISAVLAWIIIFVSISLNPWFNFTKNAFSDLGGPLAKDPWLYNYGLIVVSLFAFLYAIFLAEVSENKILIIASAFVMVAAIFLALIGIYHEGTYPHVFVSTWFFIQFDIAILTYGIGLLTARRKLGIYMIILFIIGNIIAEIVKWPSSATIEAWGISIIDIWVILSFLDAAQRR, encoded by the coding sequence GTGAGAATCTTAAAATATACAGGATTCATAAGCGCAGTATTAGCATGGATTATAATATTTGTAAGCATTAGCCTTAACCCATGGTTCAATTTTACTAAAAATGCTTTTAGTGATTTAGGAGGACCTTTAGCAAAAGATCCTTGGCTATATAATTATGGCCTTATAGTAGTTTCCTTATTTGCTTTTCTTTATGCTATCTTTTTAGCAGAAGTAAGTGAAAATAAAATTTTGATAATAGCATCAGCTTTTGTAATGGTTGCTGCAATTTTTCTAGCCTTAATAGGAATATATCATGAGGGAACGTATCCGCATGTGTTTGTTTCCACTTGGTTCTTCATACAATTTGACATTGCAATTTTAACATACGGGATAGGCCTATTAACAGCAAGAAGAAAACTAGGAATTTATATGATAATTCTCTTTATTATTGGAAATATTATCGCAGAAATAGTTAAGTGGCCCTCTTCAGCAACAATTGAAGCTTGGGGAATTTCGATAATTGACATCTGGGTAATACTTTCGTTTTTAGATGCAGCTCAGAGACGATAA
- a CDS encoding VapB-type antitoxin → MEKTIKVKETTLEMLKRLKEENNFSSIYDIIMYLIKLYREEKLRKMFGVDKGKITPFTRDDKIEDRDG, encoded by the coding sequence ATGGAGAAGACAATTAAAGTGAAGGAAACTACACTCGAAATGTTAAAGAGGCTTAAAGAGGAGAACAATTTCTCGTCAATATATGATATAATCATGTATTTAATAAAGCTGTATCGAGAAGAAAAGTTAAGGAAAATGTTTGGTGTAGATAAAGGTAAAATAACTCCCTTCACTAGAGATGATAAAATTGAGGATCGTGATGGATAG
- a CDS encoding DUF981 family protein — protein MALFIDILTIQLITMGIGFLTFAYGLIKTFLVHSTVQDYRNAIKPQYMPLLLLGLFMSITGFYGMLLWPLPSSYNILFYDLYPVLGLGIIGIALSIKNEYKLEHLGFMALLFGLVTIYYGVQGYLHNMTLEPTALLALYTLTGLASIFFYPVAIFLDNGKWNKIWLIVDAVLLILAGLLAGYIGIEAVGEHLVAFSKWTPFI, from the coding sequence ATGGCACTATTCATAGATATATTAACTATTCAGTTAATAACAATGGGTATAGGTTTCTTAACCTTTGCTTACGGCTTAATTAAGACATTCCTAGTGCATTCCACAGTACAAGATTACAGAAATGCTATTAAACCACAATACATGCCACTACTATTGTTAGGTTTATTTATGTCTATTACTGGATTTTACGGAATGCTTCTCTGGCCCTTACCATCCAGTTATAACATACTATTCTACGATCTTTATCCAGTATTAGGTTTGGGAATTATAGGAATAGCTTTAAGCATTAAGAATGAGTATAAGCTCGAGCACTTAGGCTTCATGGCTTTGTTATTTGGATTAGTAACAATATATTATGGTGTTCAAGGATATTTGCATAATATGACTCTTGAACCAACAGCATTATTAGCATTATACACATTAACTGGACTAGCTTCAATATTTTTCTATCCTGTTGCAATATTCCTTGATAACGGAAAGTGGAATAAAATATGGTTAATAGTAGATGCAGTCTTACTAATATTAGCTGGATTATTAGCAGGATATATAGGAATTGAAGCGGTAGGAGAACATCTAGTTGCATTTAGTAAATGGACCCCATTCATTTAA
- a CDS encoding ATP cone domain-containing protein encodes MTKVIKRSGREEEYLSDKLYNALIRAGASDEVAKEIVKEIEEKIKDREKISTDEIRRYVLTRLQQLEPEVADAWQFYDRVFKGRITFENGKAVVVEKGRLYLGRKVKDFSGKGLESAEQVNDILEELKEDMDYGLSPKIINARLYALYMGVLHKKDMPVSEKEKAIKYINDFRESLGWKPYELKYPLNS; translated from the coding sequence ATGACTAAGGTAATTAAAAGGTCTGGAAGAGAGGAAGAATACCTTTCAGATAAGTTATATAATGCGCTAATAAGGGCAGGGGCCTCTGACGAAGTTGCAAAAGAAATTGTTAAAGAAATTGAGGAGAAGATCAAAGATAGGGAAAAAATCTCGACAGATGAGATTAGGAGATATGTTTTAACAAGATTACAACAGTTGGAGCCAGAAGTTGCAGATGCCTGGCAGTTTTATGATAGAGTATTTAAAGGTAGAATAACATTTGAAAATGGTAAAGCTGTAGTAGTTGAAAAAGGAAGGCTTTATTTAGGTAGAAAAGTTAAGGACTTTAGCGGTAAGGGGCTTGAGAGCGCTGAGCAAGTTAATGATATCTTAGAGGAGTTAAAAGAAGACATGGACTACGGGTTAAGTCCTAAGATTATAAATGCAAGGCTCTACGCTCTATACATGGGGGTCCTTCACAAGAAGGACATGCCGGTAAGTGAAAAGGAGAAAGCAATTAAGTATATTAATGATTTTAGGGAAAGCCTAGGCTGGAAACCTTATGAGCTAAAGTATCCCCTAAATAGTTGA
- a CDS encoding PIN domain-containing protein, with protein sequence MIKLRIVMDSLCLDRFFMGSSKGEKVLKILSSADEVITPDLVLAELARKYIREGVEENIVKERLKFIEENSIIVCIDRELSTQGAKAYVELLVKAKREGKNKPSITDSILLSLSRKYNAKVITGDEIFEGMSEVIFL encoded by the coding sequence ATGATAAAATTGAGGATCGTGATGGATAGTTTATGTTTGGATAGATTTTTTATGGGTAGTAGTAAAGGAGAGAAAGTCCTTAAAATCCTCTCTTCTGCAGATGAGGTAATAACGCCAGATTTAGTTCTTGCTGAATTAGCCAGAAAGTATATTAGAGAGGGAGTTGAAGAAAATATAGTTAAAGAAAGACTTAAATTTATTGAAGAGAATAGTATAATTGTCTGTATTGATAGAGAGTTAAGTACTCAGGGTGCTAAAGCATATGTTGAATTGTTAGTCAAGGCAAAAAGAGAGGGTAAAAATAAGCCTAGCATAACAGATAGTATACTTCTTTCATTAAGTAGAAAGTATAATGCGAAAGTGATTACTGGAGACGAGATATTTGAAGGAATGAGTGAGGTAATATTTCTATAA